The genomic stretch GAACAaaacatacatttattcattttcttctataaaaaataaacaattaaaatgcaACTGAAAAACTTTTATAACCCTTTGTGAACAACCATGGTTTCTGTCAAATCCCTAAACTGGTCATTGCAGTATCCGCGCCCTCTTCTTAACCAACGGCCTTGATTAGGCGTGAGAGACGCAGGGGAAGGGAACATCTTCCCTCAAGGATCCGTTGCCCTATAAATATCAGGTGTCGGTCTGTCATGGCATCATTGTTGTCAGAGAAGTCTCATCcactgctgcttcttcttcctttgatcaCGATGAAGATCGCGGTGAGTGTCCACTCTCGTTCCTTTCTGAGGGGCTCTGGAGAACCACCTGGTCTCTCCAAGACTACTTGGAATGATTAGATACTTCCTTTGACGGTAGTTTTTGTTGGTATTTGACTTCGAAGACAAAAACCATCTTCAGATTCATGTACCTTCAGATTTGGTAGTTCTTTCAATACTAAAGTTATACAGAAAGACTAAAGtatttctgtacaataaataactgTTTTCCTTATGCATCAAGATATTTACAGAACTGAATTTTTACTAATAATCACGAAGGATTAGCGATGGTCTCTATTATCATGTTGCCTTCCTCAAAACCATGCTCTCACCcttattatttaatctttatcTTCGCAGGTTTTATTAGGCCTTGTGGCTGTGGCTGCGGCTGCTTATTTACCGTACGGACCTGCATCCACTAACAGCCTGTACTTGTCACACCCAATAGCCTACCACAAGCCATATGTCTACCCTGCAGCCCCACACTACCTACCCTCCTTCTACCGTAAGTATCCACAGAATAAAGCTCATGCACAAATCTACGTTTGATAATCCATATGCATTAGTTTGTAAAATCCTTTTTCTATGGCAAAATACGTAATCTTCGAGAAAATATAGATACTAATAGTTTCCTGATTAAATTTTACCAACTGGATCTCATTTTCTGTTGAGATGTCTCTGACATATGTACCATTTACAAGGGATAGGAGGTGATTATGTCCTTCACTGACATTTTACCTAGTTAAGTGCAGTAAGAGACGAGCTCCTCATGGATACTTATAATTAACACTTACTTGAATTTACAGCCTCCGTTCAGCCAGTCGTCTTCGGGCATGGATACCCACATCCCTATGGCTTTGGACTGGGACACCCTTTCTACCCATACGTGTCAAGGACTACTCCGGAATCCACCTCTGAAGAACCTTCCACTGAGGAACCCGCCACAGAAGTACCTCAGGAATAGGCAGTTGGGATCAGGCCCAACTTGTGGCACCACTGGAATCAGGGAAGTTTGTGGCCATAGACTTTGAGCTCAAACTATCCAGTGAGTGATTCTCACTAAACTCTCTATCGTTTACCGAAGATGAATCAGATGCTCTCTTCGGAAATTcatgtaaacaataaacaaaatcggCCGATTTATTGaggttttatctatttactatCCTACTTTGAAGCCCGACtaataaattcaaaatcactTGGACGTTTTCTTACTTTAGCCCTAAAATACCAAAAGAAggatataaaatttgaaaaaacatcCTTTTGATGGGTTACCAGTTACTGGCTCCTTTAGAAGTTAATAGACATCAACAGCAGGTTAAGATAACAACTTGCAAACTTGTCAAGGAAAATGTCGAAACTTCCTGGTAACTTGGCTAATGTACTGACACAACGTTATGACAGActatacattatttattcattattaacaaACTTGTACACAAAGCATCATACATATAGCAAAGGCACAAAACACTAAAATATGTTTGTGGCTGAGATAAATGCCTATCATTTAGGATTCCAAGACATGATTTCACCATATCTCTAATCTGGGACCACTCACAGACAATTTGTAAACAGTAAACTGGCCGCTCCAGATCTAGCCTATATTAAGGTACAGAAATTACTCTTAAATATTCGACATCACTATAAAGGAAAGACTGTGGCCCGTTTTGGCAAACATGGCAGACACCACCTGCTGTTCTAGCAACCACTTCGAGgaatgactgattgactgactgattgaatgAAGGATATCTAGAGACGATGAATCACCAAACACAGGTAGGACATAAAGAAGAgttcagtgttctttttttttaaatgatagtaTCTCAGGTTTAAGAACTGTGAAGCGATGACAAGCTTTCAGTTTAAAATAACGTAAAACCTAACATGAAGAAGCGGTATAGATAAGCAAGCAGAAGCACACAGAATCACacacggtatgtatatatatacagtagttgtatatatatatatatatatatatatatatatatatatatatatatatatatatatgtatatatacgtatgtatagatatatacatatatctacacatacacacaaatgtatatatatatatatatatatatatatatatatatatatatatatatatatatatatatatatatatatatatatatatatacatgataaactATGCCAActggaaaaggaatgaaatatgcaTGAAACATTTACATTCATTACTGTGTATGATATCAATATTTTCATCCTTGAGACTCTTTCTGGAAACCTGCAATTATGAGTAGCAATCGGTTCCTTTGCTGGCTGATCCTTCTCTTTTTCCAAGTTCTTGACTCTTTCTCCTACTTCAGTATTCCTTTACCTTCTGcttgaaaactttgaaaatgattctgattttctttctatttcctccTGTTCCGAAGCTCTGTGATAATCTCGCCGATCcggattttctttatttccattccaacataattctgttttatttttctgtattcgaCGTCTTCCCAGTTCACAAGACTCATATCCTGTCATCCTGTTGTATCCTATTATCCTGTCATCTTCTTCCTGTCTGGTTTCTACTTCGTTACTCTTATGCCATCCGTCGGCCTCGGCGCCTTCCAGTTCTGGCAGAGATGATCTTTTAGTGCAATAACTCACAAAATCTCAGTATTTCCAGAGGTCCTCTGGCATTCTTTCACCAGCTCATTGCATAGACTAAAATCTGGCACTGACGCCAAGAAGTTTCCAAAAACGAGCACATCTTCGGCCATATACACACAACAGATGCTAAATGATCAGCTGTCAACAGATGACAGGTGATGCGCTAAGACCTCATATGAATAAAGACCCTCAATACACGTACGCTTCCGTTAAGGGGAGTCCAATgcgtgtaaatataaataaataaataagtatataggTCTGTTAATCAatcaataattaatttattacgGCCATATTTACTAATGACACCAAAATGGTATTGCCCCAGCTGCTGAATATTCCCGATAGCAATTATCAGACAACATAATTCGTTCCAACAGAATATTTGAACTTGGAAAGTGAACGAGGTATATTGACTtttcacaaaatcattttttagactaaaatcataattatatatatatatatatatatatatatatatatatatatatatatatatatatatatatatatatatatatatatataatatagtgtataaacaaataaatatataaatgaaggcaaatgccacgaaggaaataagaaacaatggagtggttgctatgCCCTTCGACACACAGTCCTTTACtaacagactgatgaaaaatataaaaatacgtttacaagaaagctcgtataattgacaggtgGCACAAACATCCCTGAgggtggggattataaggaacaggcTCACCTGGAATCTAACACAGTTGAAGAAATAGTGGatttaccaaaacaaaagtaaatcttttgagaggttctACAAAGTATTAGgccaactggctcaaaagcagggaggagtcaattaaaggactTTTGAGCCAGTTGGCCAGACTCTTTGTgaaacctctcaaaagatttacctttgttttggtaggtccactaattcttcaactgtgtaggattccaggtgcatctgttccctATAATCCCCACCTTCAGGGGTATCTGTATGTcacctgtcaattatacgagctttcttgtaaacttatttttatatttttcgtcagtctgctagtaaaggcctttgtgtcgaaaggcctagcaaacacctctgttgtttcttttttgccttagtgccatttgccttcatttatttgttcatcatgttccatatcttcgtgaatcagatatacacaaataatgtatatatatatatatatatatatatatatatatattatatatatatatatatatatatatatatatatatatatcttcttcttttgtattagttttaacgtgctcttttcccatttttgcatGGGGTAAgatatgccttctttttgaaggacttttgatttggctttggggtagaccatatatatacatcatatgctgcctgtatatatatatatatatatatatatatatatatatatatatatatatgtatatatatatatatatatatatataaatatgaatataaacctatatatatatatatatatatatatatatatatatatatatatatatatatatatatatatatatatatatatatatatatatatatatatatatatatatatatatatatatatatgtatatgcactgaGACAACACTGAATTCTGCAAATGGGCGATGAATGGATAAAGGATTCAGATTACTAGTCAATCAAAAATACAGGTCTTAAACAGTTCTTAAGTACTCTGCAGAGCCATACTTACGGGGATGCAAGACTTAGAGGTTCAAGATAGGTGTGACGTATAATGTCTCATCATGCTTAACAAGTATTTTTTACAAGTGTTTTTCCTTATTGGCTTATGGAGTAAGTGTAAGTTGTTGACTGCGCCATCACTACTGcatgaatattattgtttatagaaagatgaaaagtataatgtgaataaattatatgcatatataaaatgcaatgatTCTTTCTGAAGCTGCAAATGATTCTCAGTGAATTCGTAAAATCTGTAAATTTACCAAAGGTCTCGCTAGTTGATGAAATTATCGTTAATTACAGTAGCAGTAACAGTAATAGCATTTGCATTAATGGCAAAAAGAGGCAGAGGATAACATCAAGAAAAAGTAGTTTCCTGTTTCTTTGtcttaaaggaaaaacaattgaATTGGTAAAGACTTATAAATAAGTACTATCCACTGGTTGTCTGGAATGCGCTTGACATTCAGGTAATGAGATTTAATTATTCTGGGGCAGGTGTGGCTGTCACGGCCTCAGTccttcaaggctcttcagacgtGTATATATACGGTTGTCCGTAGGATTCTAGTATCAGTTGAAGTCCCTACTTAAGGATTATTACCAAGTTCGCTTACTCTACCATGATGAAGGCCTTGGTAAGTTTTGCTTAGTTGGGgaaggatgaatattttggatCCAACGAAGGATTTTTTGCTGACAAGGAGGAATTTTTGGATCCTACTGAaggatatttttctgaaaaggagTAACTTTTTCATCCTAACGAGGGATACTCTTCTCAAGAAGATCATTTTGAATCCTATCGAAGGATCTTTTGCTGAAGAGGATGATGAATAATTTGGATCCTAACGAAGGATTGTTTTTTCTAAGGGGATTTtcttaagaataattaaaaagctTCAGTTTCTGTTCTTTATATTCGTCTTCATAGTATTATTGCAATAATATATTAtgacgttattattatcattattattattattattattatattatcattagtagtagtagtagtagtagtagtagtagtagtagtagtagtagtagtaatatatataatctacttaacgattttagaatatttcatatttaagtaATCATGTTCTTTCCATTACCACAGATTCTGCTGTGCCTGGTGGCTGTGGCCATGGCTGTGCCCCTGCCAGAACCAGAGGCCGACCCTTCCCTGCTGCTGGCCCATGGGCATCACTACCCTCTGTACAGCCCTTTCATCAATGCCATCAAGGATGAGGACACCGGCGTCTATACCTTCCGTAAGAAATGACTGACTGAGATTTTCAtttaggaagattttttttatggcaatgaAAATGCTGATATTTACATTTTACCAGATATGAAAACACAAGATACCCTGGTGGATTTTGTGTTTATATCAATTACAACTCAACATAGTTCCTCTATGACACCCTTTCAAGTTTCCTCTGCTAAGCAGGACcccatataaatatttcataattattccaaGGTTTCCCATCTAACTGCACCAATAGCTGTAgatgatattcataaatatgtaaagtacTAATTGCCaatcctttctttcttccattttgtcaATAACAGTAAGATGAACAAATCTGATTCTCTCTTTAATGCTTTCTGATCCTTCCAGCTAATGGACTCCTGGCTCCTGAAAGCAGATATCCTTTCACTTATGGATATCATGGATATCCTTACGGTTACTATTAATGCCCCATACCCTACTGGGGTCAAGTCTGCCAGTGACGAGCGACGACTAAGTACACGGAGTCAAAGGTCGGAATTCGGAGCTCTACCTCGACGTCAGATTTTCGTAGTTTTTAATTCAGAATATCACAaatcttttcttcatcttcatgtTGCTTGTAATGTACAAAAAAAGTCctagtaaaattattttcatctactCAACTGTTTCTTTCACCTGATTTTCGTAAATACCATTTGAGCCCAACATCTCGAGAAACATGCACAGTGCCATGCTTTAAAAGCTGAGTAAATCGTGATTGAAAATCAATGAAGTTCAAATCGCGATAACATCATTATCTGACGTAATGACGTGACATTTTATCATTGAAGCTTATTCTATGTACATTTCGCCTACGgaacaatttttgaaaaaagtccattagtttttgaaaactttttatgtacatattttacgTCCAACTCCCCCATTTATGCACGAAAATTTATCTAATCATGTTTTTATGGTATAAAATTCCTAAGATATTGTGTGTGACGTTACCTTATGTCGTTTTACAACGTTGTTaggtaaccatttttttttttttttttttggctttttgcaaaaataaaatccaaaaatgttcgaaaaaaagttttgttacaCATAGTTAATGAACatcaataaacattaataaacaaggCATtgggtattttaataataatcctaacagACTTTTGATTCGTGAATAATGAAGAATGTAATGgtgataatgcaaaaaaaaaaacttgcaatcaTAACAGTTTCCGCAAAATTCATATTGTTAcacttaaatgataaaaaatatcgaatatgctaataataataataccacaaacTTGTGAATAATAACTCATGATGAAGATAATGGCTATTAATGCGTAGAAAACAATATTGATgaatgaaaaagtatgaaaaaaatggataatggcAAAAATAGTTTTACTCTTCAAAATTTGCAAAGTTGGCGTCATTATTTTTGCGGAGTAGTCAGTTGCATTAATCCACAGACAGTCAGAGGCCGTCAACAAGGAGTGGAGGTAGGCCGGCACTGCTGAAAACATTATGCCACAATTTGCATTACTCCGAGCTGACAGAAGAAAGACGAGGACACGTCATGGTCTGCTCTTAGTCCATGGCGACACGGACCTATTCGTCGTCACAAAGTTTGTCAGCCTTCATGGCACTGGaatcacagattttttttcaacctgcgctttttttttttttttttttttttttttggggagagacATCTGTTCCAGCCCGCCTCTCATCAACACGGGCTTTCTTGAGCCTCTCACAGGTGTTGCAGGCATCCTTCTTAACAAGGCAAAAACCGATGATAAGACATTGGCGACTGGGCAGCATCTGGCTGGCTGACATCCATCCAATCACGTTATTTTCATTAAGTGCCCTGATGCTCAGGTGAGACTCCAAATATTGCCTGTCCAGGGTATCGTACAAGTGTAGTGGCTTGAAAACTGGCAGATGTTGTTTATATTCAGGGACACACAAAACGCCCCCTTTATTTTCCAGGTGTTGGGATTCGTGCTCCATAGGTCCTTTGTTGCTGTTCCTCCACCAAACAACTTTTCCATGGCAACTTGGGTCCTCATAGCGTTACTGGGAATGGAGAAAAAGGAAGCCTTGCAGATTGTTATTTCCTTGCCCCTGAAGGTAACGGAATAGTTCAGTGtccacttcttcctttcttcagccttagATCGCTTGGTGAGCTCCCTGCGAATATGTATATTTGGTAGCATGCTGCCTTCTAGCTGTAGTCCTCCACTGGCCAATGTGCCTTGAAGATCACATTAATTGCCCCTTCCCCCGCTTTGGAAAGACACTCATTCTTGTAGCTGCAGGGGGGACAGTTTTTCTTAGAGGGACAGTTTTCTTGGTAACTTTCCTTAACAAAGCTTTGGTAGGATATTAGCAACATTAGCAGCCCATGTTTCTGGTCTACTaacctttttcttccttttccttgctgCACTGGGTGTTCAGCCTCATCATTAGAAGGTTCCACAGGTTCCGAACCACTGCTGGCAGTGACATTAGCACTTGCTGAATTCAGACTGATGTGGATGACACCTTTGCCTACACATATGCTAGTGGCATAAGGAAGTGGATTATCGCATTATCTATCACTATCACTATTATAGGGATGCAACCACTCATCAAATGAGTTTTCCTCCATTTAAtcgtaataataattaattttttctttcttttcaccctAGGCTACCAGGCTAGCCTTCCTTTAACTTTCTCCTCATTCCCTTTAATATGGCTGctctcctcttcatcttcacCTACTATGAAACTGCCTAGATATATAATAACGCTATCACCAAAATCTATCACCTGAACAAGCTCATAATCATCACTATCACCACCATCTGAATATGCAACATCCTCCAAAATAGCTTCACCTTTACCACAGAAGCCACCGAGAGAGATATTTTCCATGTTGCTTTTTTTCTTAGTATCCAGGGACAGCCCAGCAATATCACACACCTCCTTTGAATCTACGTTGTATCAAGCCACGGCACGGAGATTTTgtcccatttttacttttttcacaatATCCTGGGATGGCCCGACCACATTAAGAACTTCCATAGAATCTACTTTGtctgttattatcactttattaACAATAACGCCGATAATAGCTAAAAAGTTGTTTATTTACGAAAATTCACAGCACCGATTAGCTCTCACGCGATAATAACAAAAGCACTGATTGGCTTCCCAGCGTCATAGACAATCCTTACAACGGCCCTCCAGAAACCATGTGCCTAGATTGGCTGGGTCACTGCCTGGCTtttaacattattcttgatgacAGAAGTTGCTCATATTGCCTCTCTAGAAGCATGTACGGTTGTTCGCGTTAGCATCAAAACCAATTTTTGACCATACTGAAGGAGAATATCATTactctttattttacatttctctcGTATGTTTACTGAAGGGATTCCTCTTCTAACCCGAAATTCGTTTGAAATCGGAGGCCCTGTTGACCGGTAGGTAGACTGAACATGATAATGAAACCTTTGCCccatttttatggcattttttaaatttctctttgttGTTTCACATAAGCattaacttgtttatttactAACTCTTAactatttcctttaatttaaCATAAAGGGTAAAGATCAATAGTAATTCTTCATAGTAAAAACAATATCCACTGTTGTTTTTGAGCTCCCTTTATagctaacaaaaatatatttactcattttcccttaaaaaatattaacaattacaaaGCAATTAAATCAATTTTTAGTAATCCTTTGTGAACAACCACGATATCCGTCAAATCCCCAAACCGGTCATTGCAGTATCCGCGCCCTCTTCTTAACCAATGGCCTTGATTAGGCGTGAGAGGCGCAAGGGGAAGGGATCATCTTCCCTCAAGGTCCGTTGCCCTATAAATACTAGGCGTCGGTCTGTCACGGCATCATTGTTGTCAGAGAAGCCTCGtccactgcttcttcttcttcttcctttggtcATCATGAAGATCGCGGTGAGTGTCGGCTCTCGTTGCCTTCTGAGGAATTCTGGAGAAACGTCCGGTCTATCCAAGACTGTCTGGAATGATTAGATACTTCCCTTGATGGTAGTTTTTGTTGGTATTTGACTTCGAAGACAGAAACCATCCTCAGATTCGTTTACCTTCAGATTTGGTAGTTGTTTAATACTAAAGTTGTACAGAAAAAAAGACTAAAGTACTTCTGTACAATAAATGCCTGTGTTTTTCttgtatatcgatatatatagaGAACTGATTTTACTAACAATCACAATGGATTAGCAATGGACTCTGTTGTCA from Macrobrachium rosenbergii isolate ZJJX-2024 chromosome 54, ASM4041242v1, whole genome shotgun sequence encodes the following:
- the LOC136834506 gene encoding uncharacterized protein; its protein translation is MKIAVLLGLVAVAAAAYLPYGPASTNSLYLSHPIAYHKPYVYPAAPHYLPSFYPSVQPVVFGHGYPHPYGFGLGHPFYPYVSRTTPESTSEEPSTEEPATEVPQE